The genomic stretch TGCCTTTCCAACCGGCTAGGCGCCCCTTCACCTTGTCCATCACTGGCAGAAGGGCCTCTTTTTTCACTCTTCCCTTAAATATTTCAACACCCAAGTATCGAGTCGGGAAGTTATAGATCTGAATTCCGAGGGTATCAACAATGATCTTCTTTCGATCTGGAGCAATCTTCCCAAGGAAGAGTTTGCTTTTCTTTAGGCTAATGCACTGGCCTAAAAATTCTTGGTATTTCATCAAGAAGTTTTTCAGGGTACGAACATACCTCAAGGAGGCGTTGGTGAATATGAAGATATCGTCCGCGAATAGGATATGCCCAGGAGTGGCAACGCCTCTTTGGCCATGGATTGCCTGGAGCTCCTTGCACTGAACCAGACTCGACAACCCTCTAGATAGAACTTCTTCGGCTATAATAAATAGCATGGGAGATATAGGATCACCTTGTCTTAGCCCCCGCTCCACCCCAAAGTAACCCTGAGGACCTCCGTTCACAAGAATAGATATTTTTGACAATATCAGAAGTTGATGCAGCCAATTGATCCAACTATTGGAGAAACCAAATTTactcaaaacttgaaaaatgaAAGACCAAAAAATAGTATCGTAAGCCTTCCTGATATCAATTTTCAGGCCAAGACCCCCACCTTTGGTCGCTGAGAACATTAAGTTTGCTAGCTCAGAGGCCACAGAGATATTATCATGAATCAACTTCCCCTTCTGAAATGCACCCTGCTCTTCTGAAATCAACCGAAGAAGGAGAGGTTCCAGTCGCATCGCCATAACtttagaaataattttgcaaaagaaattgCCCATGCAGAGAGGGCGAAATCTATCCAGTGTGTTtgctccctccacctttggaataaGGACCAGGAAATTATTATTGACCCCGTGGGGCATGTATCCAGTGCTAAAGAATTGTCTCACCGCATTGcacacttccacttccactaaaGACCAGCACTTGCAAAAAAAGGCACCAGAGAATCCATCAGGGCCCGGCGAGCTATCCGGGTCCAACTCCCACACTGCCCtccttatttcttcatttccagGGAGGGAATCCAACCTATAACAGTCCATTTGGTTAAGGACTTTCGGGATATTATCCAGTAAATCTGCATGGGTCTCTATGGGAGCTTCTTTATGAAAGCGCTCAAAAAAATCGACAATATACTCTCCTATCTGATTTTGCCCTTCTACCATGGTACCGTCTGGCCTCTTGAGCACTctgattgtatttttgtttcttctcattttgacaGAAAGGTGAAAATATTTGGAGTTTCGATCACCAACTTTCAGCCATCTAATTCTCACCTTTTTAGCCCatattttttcatgattttccaaggCCTTCACCAAGCCGGTCTTCACATCAGCTTCCGAGGCAAACAAATAGTCGTTCATCCCTTCTCTCGCAATCTGGTCATGAATTTGGTTTAGGGCCGTCTTCGCGTCCTCAAGCTCTCTTTCAATGTGAGGGAAGGCTGATCTTGCCCAGGTCTTCAAAACCCCTTTCAGCCGCTTCAATTTGGAAGTGAGAACAACAATAGGGGGTCCCGCAATCCATTCAAACCAGGACGATGCCACCACATTATTAAATTCCTCGTGGTCCATCCAGAACTGATGGAACCGAAGTGGACAGTTTAAGGGGCACTGACTAGCAATTGCAGTCATCAAAATCGATCCATGATCTGAAGCTATTCTAGGCAAAACCACTTGAGAGGAGTCTTGGAAAATGGTCAACCATTGCTCATTGCAAAAGCTTCTGTCAAGCACTACAGACACATTACCAGTTTTTCGATTgttgctccatgtaaatttTCTCCCACTCGAAGGCAACTACGACATGAAGCAAGAGTCCACCATAGCACTGTACTCCGCAGCAGACCCCATGCTGAAGTTTCCTGGGCCCTTCTTTTCATGAGACTGAAGGGTAGCATTAAAGTCACCAACCATTGCCCACGGAGTGGGAGTGATAGGAATATCCGCAGCCAAGTCCAACCAAAGATCACTTCTCTCCGCCATAAAACTGCTAGCATGGATGAAGGAGACTTGCATTTGGGTGAGGTCCCAAGTCAGAGCAACCGTAATATGCTGAGAGGATTCTGAGATCACTACCGGACAACCCAGATTTCTTTTCCacataatccataaatttgaaattctcCCTATTCTattgttaaaaataaatttattgaaaaaacccaatttattaaaaaataagtttggaaaatcacTCACAGAGACCATTGGTTCGGCGATACAAAGAAGGTCTGGGTCCTTCTGCTTAACTAAATCTCTCAAGGTGCGCTTGCCGACCGCCTTCTTTATTCCTCTTATattccaaaaaagaatcttcataAATTACTTCCTGGTACCAGCCTGGCGGTCAGACCTCAAGGCTTGCCCCGTCGCTGCATTAGCTTTTCCTTTTCGTCTAGCATCATCATCAGCTCTTGTGAGAGCTTGGTCAAGCTCTGTGACTTCCTGGTGGTGAATAATTATCCTTCTTGCGTCCAGACCAGACGGAGATATTTCTTTAATCACATGCTCAGAGCTGCCCCATTCCTACCCTCGGCCACTCCTTCCTCCTCTAGTCTGCTGTCGGCCTCCACGACCACCATTATATATCACTTTACTCTTGCGAGGGCGAAGAGTTCTAGCAATATGAAAACCTTCCGCCTCAGTCACTCCAAGGCCTGAAACGGACTCATCCTCTTTCATGTCTTTGCTGCCTTGCACAGATTCCAGCGACTCTTTTCCTGAAGAGTAATTTTCTGACTCTCCTGGGTCGGATTCAAACCCATATCCACACCCCAAAGGATTGTCCACCATGGTCGGTTCATGGGTATTCCTTTCTTGAGTGCATGGATTATGTAGACAGATTTCCAGGTTGTATTCATTCAAAACGTTCTCAAGAGAACCTTCTATATTTGACAGATCCTCCCCCATTGGAATATTATCTCTAAAGGGGGAAATATCCTTAGGGAGAGAGGATCTTTTATCTCCTTTCATATGAGGAGGATTGCGATGGATCTCGCCAGAAGCCATGTCGGCACCATCCTCTACCTCCACCACCTGCAAGTGTCCAGTAGAGTGGCGTTCAGCGTCATCCATGTTTGCATGAGTTCGGTTTTGATTCTTCTTGCCTCTGCACTACTCGGCAGCATGCCCCAACTTTCTGCAAATAGTGCATCTCCCTATACCATCTTCATACACAATCCGTTGTTTGAACTAGAAATAAACCTCCTTGCCCAGCTGTTTCCTTTCGACCTGGATTTCCTCCACTCTGGTGCCGCTCATCGTCACTTCCACCAGCACCCTAGCATAGCTCCCCATAATACCATGCAGTGTCCTACGATCCACCTCCTCTGGCCTTCCTGAGGCTTTGGCCATGGAGAAAAGaattttctcatgccaatactcgaTGGGAAGTTCTGGATATCGTATCCACACCAGCTTGGTCTGAATAGGGTCCTCATGAATACTAAACTCCGGCCGCCATAGTTGGAATCTAATGACTTGCCCTTTGACTTTGACGGGACCTCTTTTCCACATCGAGGCCATGTCTCCCTCAATTTCAAATCGGAAAAGAATGAATCCTTTTCCCAACGGCGCAAGGTTCACCTTACCCATCAAATTCCAGACATTTTTTGCATCAGTCCTCACTTCATCCATCGATACAAAGCGAAAATTAACCCGCCCAATCAAAGCATAAGAGAAAGATTGTAATTTCTCTTCGTACGCCTCCTGAGGAATAATGATCTTTGTAAAGGTTCCATCATGTATCGGATCAGGAAGATCATCTATGTTCGGCATAGTTTTCTTCGCTGCAGCTGCGTAAGATTGTTTGCTTCCTCCATTGATCACCTCCTCCATAGGGTGATTCTTTTCAGCTAATCCACTAGAGACGACGTTGTCAATTTCAGAGACTGACGGAGGCAAAGAGTAGTGCTCTGGTCTCCAAAAATCAGTAATCCTCCGTTGCTTCCCTCTATCGGATGGTCGATCGCAAATCTCCCCATCCTtctcagagcttctctctcctgtG from Macadamia integrifolia cultivar HAES 741 chromosome 14, SCU_Mint_v3, whole genome shotgun sequence encodes the following:
- the LOC122060675 gene encoding uncharacterized protein LOC122060675, which gives rise to MENTGERSSEKDGEICDRPSDRGKQRRITDFWRPEHYSLPPSVSEIDNVVSSGLAEKNHPMEEVINGGSKQSYAAAAKKTMPNIDDLPDPIHDGTFTKIIIPQEAYEEKLQSFSYALIGRVNFRFVSMDEVRTDAKNVWNLMGKVNLAPLGKGFILFRFEIEGDMASMWKRGPVKVKGQVIRFQLWRPEFSIHEDPIQTKLVWIRYPELPIEYWHEKILFSMAKASGRPEEVDRRTLHGIMGSYARVLVEVTMSGTRVEEIQVERKQLGKEVYF
- the LOC122060674 gene encoding uncharacterized protein LOC122060674, translating into MAERSDLWLDLAADIPITPTPWAMVGDFNATLQSHEKKGPGNFSMGSAAESFCNEQWLTIFQDSSQVVLPRIASDHGSILMTAIASQCPLNCPLRFHQFWMDHEEFNNVVASSWFEWIAGPPIVVLTSKLKRLKGVLKTWARSAFPHIERELEDAKTALNQIHDQIAREGMNDYLFASEADVKTGLVKALENHEKIWAKKVRIRWLKVGDRNSKYFHLSVKMRRNKNTIRVLKRPDGTMVEGQNQIGEYIVDFFERFHKEAPIETHADLLDNIPKVLNQMDCYRLDSLPGNEEIRRAVWELDPDSSPGPDGFSGAFFCKCWSLVEVEVCNAVRQFFSTGYMPHGVNNNFLVLIPKVEGANTLDRFRPLCMGNFFCKIISKVMAMRLEPLLLRLISEEQGAFQKGKLIHDNISVASELANLMFSATKVGSIGCINF